In a single window of the SAR324 cluster bacterium genome:
- a CDS encoding MFS transporter translates to MPQKVAIWLLVLNMGCGTVGTTIISPALSSITEQFSVDESDSQSLLSSYFISLAVFQLIYGVFSDRYGRRRPLFFGLAILALGGLIAALAESFETLILARILQGFGAASVYSIIRAIINDSYGRLESASALALITGIMLVVPICSFAFGGLITDLVSWRGVMLGIFLAGMVPLVLNMILLPETNLQQLKRIELRNFIRDYLALMTNRLFLAFMLASACCVGIWFTMIGFIPFEYQRIGVNTAEVGFWFMFSPIGFAFGNFLTKHLVHQLGLERMAQLGGVLSIFAISALLLPSLLSVSHPILIGIPSFFFGFSAGFVMATTTMGAIASAGELGGSASGIVGATQMGFGVLGGAMVVGVGGYEQFEKGVAVLVGFAVLSTVFSTCAKHLCKPSCTK, encoded by the coding sequence ATGCCACAAAAGGTAGCCATCTGGCTCTTAGTTTTGAACATGGGTTGTGGCACAGTTGGAACAACGATCATTTCTCCGGCTCTTAGTTCTATTACTGAGCAGTTCAGTGTTGATGAGTCTGATTCACAGTCACTTTTATCCAGTTACTTTATCTCGCTAGCTGTTTTTCAATTGATTTATGGTGTTTTCTCAGATCGCTATGGCCGTCGACGGCCATTATTCTTTGGCCTAGCTATTTTAGCACTTGGCGGCCTGATAGCAGCTTTGGCTGAATCATTTGAAACGTTAATTCTAGCAAGAATCCTTCAGGGATTTGGTGCTGCCTCAGTCTATTCAATTATCAGAGCGATTATCAATGACTCTTATGGCCGTTTAGAGAGTGCAAGTGCTCTCGCACTGATCACAGGTATTATGCTTGTTGTGCCTATCTGTAGCTTCGCTTTTGGGGGCCTGATTACTGATCTGGTTAGCTGGAGGGGGGTTATGCTGGGAATCTTCCTCGCAGGAATGGTGCCGCTTGTATTGAACATGATCCTCCTTCCTGAAACCAACCTTCAACAACTAAAAAGAATTGAGTTGAGAAATTTTATAAGAGATTATCTCGCACTTATGACCAATCGATTATTCTTAGCCTTCATGCTGGCTTCCGCCTGTTGTGTTGGAATCTGGTTTACAATGATTGGCTTCATTCCTTTTGAGTATCAGAGGATAGGAGTCAATACTGCAGAAGTTGGTTTCTGGTTTATGTTCAGCCCAATTGGTTTTGCTTTTGGAAATTTCTTAACAAAGCATCTGGTTCATCAACTAGGCCTCGAAAGAATGGCTCAACTAGGAGGTGTATTATCTATTTTTGCGATTAGTGCTTTGCTTTTGCCCAGCTTACTAAGCGTGAGCCACCCTATTTTGATAGGAATTCCCAGCTTTTTCTTTGGCTTTTCGGCTGGGTTTGTAATGGCAACAACGACGATGGGAGCTATAGCGTCTGCAGGAGAACTTGGGGGAAGTGCTTCCGGAATTGTTGGAGCTACTCAGATGGGATTTGGTGTGCTGGGGGGTGCAATGGTAGTAGGTGTTGGTGGATATGAACAATTTGAAAAGGGAGTCGCTGTCCTAGTTGGTTTTGCTGTGTTGTCAACAGTGTTTTCGACTTGTGCAAAACACTTGTGCAAACCATCTTGCACCAAGTGA